From Solidesulfovibrio carbinoliphilus subsp. oakridgensis, the proteins below share one genomic window:
- the rplA gene encoding 50S ribosomal protein L1, whose product MAKHGKKYREAIKDVDLTEKFELTEAMALTVKTGVAKFDETVDVALCLGVNPKYSDQMVRGAVSLPHGLGKSVRVLAFCKGDKEAEAREAGADYAGGDDLIEKIKGGFLDFDKAVATPDMMATVGKIGKILGPRGLMPNAKTGTVTFDIGKAVQELKAGKVEFKVDKAGVLHVPLGKRSFGPEKLLDNFRAVIDTVMRLKPSAAKGTYLQAMALATTMGPGIKVDTQSVRKLLES is encoded by the coding sequence ATGGCCAAGCACGGAAAGAAGTACCGCGAGGCGATCAAAGACGTCGACCTCACTGAAAAATTCGAGCTCACTGAAGCCATGGCCCTGACCGTCAAGACGGGCGTCGCCAAGTTCGACGAGACCGTTGACGTGGCCCTGTGCCTCGGCGTCAATCCCAAATATTCCGACCAGATGGTTCGTGGCGCCGTTTCCCTGCCCCACGGGCTCGGCAAGAGCGTGCGCGTCCTGGCCTTCTGCAAGGGCGACAAGGAAGCCGAGGCCCGCGAGGCCGGAGCCGACTACGCCGGAGGCGACGACCTGATCGAAAAGATCAAGGGCGGCTTCCTGGACTTCGACAAGGCCGTGGCCACCCCGGACATGATGGCCACCGTCGGCAAGATCGGCAAGATCCTCGGCCCCCGCGGTCTCATGCCCAACGCCAAGACCGGCACCGTCACCTTCGACATCGGCAAGGCCGTGCAGGAGCTCAAGGCCGGCAAGGTCGAGTTCAAGGTCGACAAGGCCGGCGTCCTCCACGTCCCCCTCGGCAAGCGCTCCTTCGGCCCCGAGAAGCTGCTCGACAATTTCCGCGCCGTGATCGACACGGTCATGCGCCTGAAGCCCTCGGCCGCCAAGGGCACGTATCTCCAGGCCATGGCCCTGGCCACGACCATGGGCCCCGGCATCAAGGTGGACACCCAATCGGTGCGAAAGCTGCTTGAAAGCTAA
- the secE gene encoding preprotein translocase subunit SecE, with protein sequence MAKEKTQAVAAADKPVKAKPAACKAGTKSADGAAGSDKSLKARIDAGREFFEQSKVELKKVTWPTRQETVKTGIAVLVFSVVMAIYLGVVDMALSRLVAFILS encoded by the coding sequence ATGGCCAAAGAAAAGACACAGGCGGTTGCCGCCGCGGACAAGCCCGTCAAGGCCAAGCCCGCTGCATGCAAGGCGGGAACCAAGTCCGCCGACGGTGCGGCCGGCTCGGACAAGTCCCTCAAGGCGCGTATCGACGCGGGCAGGGAATTCTTCGAGCAGTCCAAGGTCGAACTGAAAAAGGTCACCTGGCCCACGCGCCAAGAGACGGTGAAGACCGGCATCGCGGTCCTGGTCTTTAGCGTTGTCATGGCCATTTACCTGGGTGTCGTCGATATGGCCCTGTCCCGGCTCGTCGCGTTCATCCTCTCGTAA
- the rplK gene encoding 50S ribosomal protein L11 → MAKKITAKVKLQLPAGSANPSPPVGPALGQHGVNIMEFCKAFNARTMEQKGTIIPALITIYADRSFTFITKTPPASVLLVKAAKIDKGSGEPNKNKVGKVTKDQIEEIAKLKLVDMSAKDLESACRSISGTARSMGIEIV, encoded by the coding sequence ATGGCCAAGAAGATCACCGCCAAGGTCAAGTTGCAGCTTCCGGCCGGCTCGGCCAACCCGTCTCCTCCGGTCGGTCCGGCGCTCGGCCAGCACGGCGTGAACATCATGGAGTTCTGCAAGGCGTTCAACGCCCGGACCATGGAGCAGAAAGGCACCATCATCCCGGCGCTCATCACCATCTACGCCGACCGCTCCTTCACGTTCATCACCAAGACCCCTCCGGCGTCCGTTCTTCTGGTCAAGGCCGCCAAGATCGACAAGGGCTCGGGCGAGCCCAACAAGAACAAGGTCGGCAAGGTGACCAAGGACCAGATCGAAGAGATCGCCAAGCTCAAGCTTGTGGACATGTCGGCCAAGGACCTGGAATCCGCCTGCCGCTCCATTTCCGGAACGGCCCGCAGCATGGGCATCGAGATCGTCTAA
- the rpmG gene encoding 50S ribosomal protein L33 gives MRINIQLQCTECKRKNYATEKNKKNTTGRLEVKKYCPFDRKHTVHRETK, from the coding sequence ATGCGTATCAATATCCAGCTGCAGTGCACCGAGTGCAAACGCAAGAACTACGCCACGGAAAAGAATAAAAAGAACACCACCGGCCGCCTCGAGGTCAAGAAGTACTGCCCGTTCGATCGTAAGCATACGGTCCATCGGGAAACCAAGTAG
- the rplJ gene encoding 50S ribosomal protein L10: MQRAQKNEIIEKLRAKADRAGIAVVTDFRGMTVEELTELRVKLRAAGIDYQVVKNTLARLAVKGGEHDALKDHLKENNAVAFGYDDPVVAAKVLVEYAKTSKKFSVKLASLSGKIIDAPGVVELSKLPSKPELLAKTLGTMNAVPTNFVGLFANVIRGMLYALSAVKEKKEAA; the protein is encoded by the coding sequence GTGCAACGTGCGCAAAAAAACGAGATCATCGAGAAACTGCGCGCCAAGGCGGACCGGGCCGGCATTGCGGTGGTCACCGACTTTCGTGGCATGACGGTGGAGGAGCTGACCGAACTGCGCGTCAAGCTCCGCGCCGCGGGTATCGATTACCAGGTGGTAAAAAATACCCTGGCCCGTCTGGCGGTGAAAGGCGGCGAACATGACGCCCTCAAGGACCATCTGAAGGAAAACAACGCTGTTGCCTTCGGATACGACGACCCGGTCGTCGCGGCCAAGGTCCTTGTGGAGTACGCCAAGACCAGCAAGAAATTCTCGGTCAAGCTTGCCAGCCTGTCCGGAAAGATCATCGACGCCCCCGGCGTCGTCGAGCTTTCCAAGCTGCCGAGCAAGCCGGAACTGCTGGCCAAGACCCTCGGCACCATGAACGCCGTGCCCACCAACTTCGTTGGCCTGTTCGCGAACGTCATTCGCGGCATGCTGTACGCCCTTTCGGCCGTCAAGGAAAAAAAGGAAGCCGCGTAA
- the tuf gene encoding elongation factor Tu yields the protein MGKAKFERNKPHVNIGTIGHIDHGKTTLTAAITRLASMKGFGEYIPFDQIDKAPEEKERGITIATAHVEYQTDKRHYAHVDCPGHADYIKNMITGAAQMDGGILVVAATDGPMPQTREHILLARQVGVPQLVVFMNKVDLVDDPELLELVELEVRELLSKYGFPGDDIPVIKGSALKALEAADVNSPEAAPIFELLDACDSFIPEPKRDIDKPFLMPIEDVFSISGRGTVVTGRVERGIVTVGDEVAIIGIKDTVKTTCTGVEMFRKILDQGQAGDNVGVLLRGVKRDDVERGQVLAKPGSITPHRKFKAEVYVLNKEEGGRHTPFFTGYRPQFYFRTTDITGVVTLDEGVEMVMPGDNATFNVELIAPIAMEKGLRFAIREGGRTVGAGVVSEIVE from the coding sequence ATGGGCAAGGCGAAATTCGAGCGGAACAAGCCGCACGTAAACATCGGCACCATTGGTCACATCGACCACGGCAAAACCACGCTGACCGCGGCCATCACGCGTCTGGCCAGCATGAAGGGTTTTGGCGAGTATATTCCTTTTGACCAGATCGACAAGGCGCCGGAAGAGAAAGAGCGCGGCATCACCATCGCCACGGCCCACGTCGAGTACCAGACCGACAAGCGGCACTACGCCCACGTCGACTGCCCCGGCCACGCCGACTACATCAAGAACATGATCACCGGCGCGGCCCAGATGGACGGCGGCATCCTGGTGGTCGCGGCCACCGACGGCCCCATGCCCCAGACCCGTGAGCACATCCTGCTGGCCCGTCAGGTCGGCGTGCCCCAGCTGGTCGTGTTCATGAACAAGGTCGACCTGGTCGACGATCCGGAACTGCTCGAGCTGGTCGAGCTCGAAGTTCGCGAGCTGCTCTCCAAGTACGGGTTCCCGGGCGACGACATTCCGGTCATCAAGGGTTCGGCCCTCAAGGCCCTCGAAGCCGCCGATGTCAACAGCCCCGAGGCCGCTCCGATCTTCGAGCTGCTCGACGCCTGCGATTCGTTCATTCCCGAGCCCAAGCGCGACATCGACAAGCCGTTTCTCATGCCCATTGAGGACGTCTTCTCCATCTCCGGCCGCGGCACCGTGGTGACCGGACGCGTGGAGCGCGGCATCGTCACGGTCGGCGACGAAGTGGCGATCATTGGCATCAAGGACACGGTCAAGACGACCTGCACCGGTGTCGAGATGTTCCGCAAGATCCTGGACCAGGGCCAGGCCGGCGACAACGTGGGCGTGCTTCTGCGCGGCGTCAAGCGTGACGACGTGGAGCGCGGCCAGGTGCTGGCCAAGCCGGGTTCGATCACCCCGCACCGCAAGTTCAAGGCCGAGGTGTACGTCCTCAACAAAGAAGAGGGCGGCCGCCATACCCCGTTTTTCACCGGCTACCGTCCCCAGTTCTATTTCCGCACGACCGACATCACGGGCGTCGTGACCCTCGATGAAGGGGTCGAAATGGTCATGCCGGGTGACAACGCCACGTTCAACGTGGAGCTGATCGCCCCCATTGCCATGGAAAAGGGCCTGCGCTTCGCCATCCGCGAAGGCGGCCGCACCGTCGGCGCCGGCGTCGTGTCGGAAATCGTGGAGTAA
- the rpoB gene encoding DNA-directed RNA polymerase subunit beta: MAQLTKNFGKIVKTLTIPHLLNLQIDSYELFLQKDVPPTSREDAGLEGVFRSVFPIEDFNRTASLEYVSYEIGEPKYDVPECIGKGLTYEAPLRIKVRLVVYDVDEETENRTIRDIKEQVIYFGTVPLMTEKGTFIINGTERVIVNQLQRSPGIIFEHDSGKSHTSRKVLYSCRVIPMRGSWLDFDYDHKDILYVRIDRRRKMPATILFKAMGMSRVDILRYFYEIEHFTVEGPRVFRQVHPDFYRKEKAYGEVRDAEGKTIVAVDKPITKRAWRLMLEAGIEKIEVDPATLTGLFLAEDVLDVATGEVLAEAADELTPDVVEKLKDAGVADFPVLHTRGVDTSSSIRDTMALDKTIDTITAQVEIYRRLRPSSPPTPEIAANFFENLFRNSDYYDLSPVGRYKLNARLKIDQPLDFRTLANDDILKAVKHLTFLKDSHGPADDIDHLGNRRVRPVGELVENQYRIGLVRMERAIKERMSLQEVATLMPHDLINPKPVAAVLKEFFGTSQLSQFMDQTNPLSEVTHKRRLSALGPGGLTRERAGFEVRDVHTSHYGRICPIETPEGPNIGLIVSLTTHSKVNDFGFIETPYRVVRDSQVTDEVVYLDATREIDEVIAGANAELDAEARFIHPMVGSRIRGDLIMTPREQVTLMDISPSQIVSVSAALIPFLEHDDANRALMGSNMQRQAVPLLRCEQPLVGTGMEGPVAKDSGSCLLAEAPGVVHYADAERVIVCYDGTVSPDTGGAKTYELLKHHKSNQNTCFGQVPRVRVGQRVVKGDVLADGPGIRDGELALGKNLLVAFMPWCGYNYEDSILIAEKAVKDDTFTSVHIEEFEVVARDTKLGPEEITRDIPNVGEEMLNDLDECGIIRIGAKVVPDDILVGKITPKGETQLTPEEKLLRAIFGDKARDVKNTSLKVPPGIEGTVIDVRVFNRRSGEKDERTRSIEDYELSRLDIKEGQHIDAIAANMRRRIWPLVAGKTVFQTIKGSKKNEVLLEANHPITQELLETLPIKKLSGIFSSKEANEAVAELLDEYDRHIHFVKGVYDQKREKVTEGDDLPPGVIKMVKVYVAVKRKLNVGDKMAGRHGNKGVVSCILPEEDMPFFADGTPVDIVLNPLGVPSRMNIGQIMETHLGWAGMELGKQLAALIESGKPMEGVRAEAKSVFSAADTVAMIDGMTDDELRKALKGLKKGIVAKTPVFDGATEDEMWGWLKQAGLPEDGKVTLYDGRTGEAFHRPVTVGCMYILKLHHLVDEKIHARSTGPYSLVTQQPLGGKAQFGGQRLGEMEVWALEAYGASYLLQEFLTVKSDDVGGRVKMYEKIVKGDNFLEAGLPESFNVLVKELMSLGLDVDLIQDEKKIVKAPPRR, from the coding sequence ATGGCCCAGCTGACCAAAAATTTCGGCAAGATCGTCAAAACGCTGACCATTCCCCACTTGCTCAACCTGCAGATCGACTCCTACGAGCTTTTTCTGCAAAAGGACGTCCCCCCCACCAGCCGGGAGGACGCGGGGCTTGAAGGCGTCTTCCGTTCGGTCTTTCCCATCGAGGACTTCAATAGAACCGCCTCGCTGGAGTATGTCAGCTATGAGATCGGCGAGCCAAAATACGACGTTCCCGAGTGCATCGGCAAGGGCCTGACCTACGAGGCCCCCCTTCGCATCAAGGTCCGCCTGGTGGTGTACGACGTGGATGAGGAAACGGAAAACCGTACCATCCGCGACATCAAGGAGCAGGTCATTTATTTCGGCACGGTGCCGCTGATGACCGAGAAGGGCACGTTTATCATAAACGGCACCGAGCGCGTCATCGTCAACCAGCTCCAGCGCTCCCCCGGCATCATCTTCGAGCACGACTCCGGCAAGAGCCACACCAGCCGCAAGGTCCTTTATTCCTGCCGCGTGATCCCCATGCGCGGCTCGTGGCTCGATTTCGACTACGACCACAAGGACATCCTCTATGTCCGCATCGACCGTCGCCGGAAGATGCCGGCCACGATTCTTTTCAAGGCCATGGGCATGTCGCGCGTCGACATTCTGCGCTATTTCTACGAGATCGAGCACTTCACCGTGGAAGGCCCCCGGGTCTTCCGCCAGGTCCATCCCGATTTCTACCGCAAGGAAAAGGCCTACGGCGAAGTCCGCGACGCCGAGGGCAAGACCATCGTGGCCGTGGACAAGCCCATCACCAAGCGGGCCTGGCGGCTGATGCTCGAGGCTGGCATCGAGAAGATCGAGGTCGATCCCGCCACCCTGACCGGGTTGTTCCTGGCCGAGGACGTGCTGGACGTGGCCACGGGCGAGGTCCTGGCCGAGGCCGCCGACGAGCTGACCCCGGACGTGGTGGAAAAGCTGAAGGACGCGGGCGTCGCCGACTTCCCGGTGCTCCATACCCGGGGCGTGGATACCTCCTCGTCCATCCGCGACACCATGGCCCTCGACAAGACCATCGACACCATCACGGCCCAGGTCGAGATCTACCGCCGCCTGCGCCCGTCGTCGCCGCCGACCCCGGAAATCGCGGCCAACTTCTTCGAGAACCTGTTCCGCAATTCCGACTACTACGACCTGTCGCCGGTCGGCCGCTACAAGCTCAACGCGCGCCTCAAGATCGACCAGCCGCTCGATTTCCGCACCCTGGCCAACGACGACATCCTGAAGGCCGTCAAGCACTTGACGTTCTTGAAGGACTCCCACGGCCCGGCCGACGACATCGACCATCTCGGCAACCGCCGGGTCCGTCCGGTCGGCGAGCTGGTGGAAAACCAGTACCGCATCGGTCTTGTCCGCATGGAGCGCGCCATCAAGGAGCGCATGAGCCTCCAGGAAGTGGCCACGCTCATGCCCCACGACCTGATCAACCCCAAGCCCGTGGCCGCGGTCCTGAAGGAATTCTTCGGCACCTCCCAGCTGTCGCAGTTCATGGACCAGACCAACCCGCTCTCCGAAGTCACCCACAAGCGCCGCCTGTCGGCCCTGGGACCGGGCGGGCTTACCCGTGAGCGGGCCGGTTTCGAGGTCCGCGACGTCCACACCTCGCACTACGGCCGCATCTGCCCGATCGAGACGCCGGAAGGCCCGAACATCGGTCTTATCGTGTCGTTGACCACCCATTCCAAGGTCAACGACTTCGGCTTCATCGAGACGCCGTACCGGGTCGTGCGCGACAGCCAGGTGACCGACGAGGTCGTCTACCTCGACGCCACCCGCGAGATCGACGAGGTCATCGCCGGCGCCAACGCCGAGCTCGATGCGGAGGCCCGGTTCATCCATCCCATGGTCGGCTCCCGCATCCGCGGCGACCTGATCATGACCCCGCGCGAGCAGGTCACCTTGATGGACATCTCGCCGAGCCAGATCGTGTCCGTTTCGGCCGCGCTCATTCCGTTCCTGGAGCACGACGACGCCAACCGGGCGCTCATGGGTTCGAACATGCAGCGCCAGGCCGTGCCGCTCCTGCGGTGCGAGCAGCCGCTGGTCGGCACGGGCATGGAAGGTCCGGTGGCCAAGGACTCGGGCTCGTGCCTGCTGGCCGAGGCTCCGGGCGTGGTCCACTATGCCGATGCCGAGCGGGTCATCGTCTGCTACGACGGCACCGTCTCGCCCGACACCGGCGGGGCCAAGACCTACGAGCTTTTGAAACACCACAAGTCCAACCAGAACACCTGCTTCGGCCAGGTCCCGCGCGTGCGGGTCGGCCAGAGGGTGGTCAAGGGCGATGTCCTGGCCGACGGCCCGGGCATCCGCGACGGCGAGCTGGCCCTGGGCAAGAACCTGCTGGTCGCGTTCATGCCCTGGTGCGGCTACAACTACGAGGACTCCATCCTCATCGCCGAGAAGGCCGTCAAGGACGACACCTTCACCTCGGTCCACATCGAGGAATTCGAGGTCGTGGCCCGGGACACCAAGCTCGGACCCGAGGAGATCACCCGCGACATCCCGAACGTGGGCGAGGAGATGTTAAACGACCTCGACGAGTGCGGCATCATCCGCATCGGGGCCAAGGTCGTGCCGGACGACATCCTGGTCGGCAAGATCACGCCCAAGGGCGAGACCCAGCTGACTCCGGAAGAAAAGCTCCTGCGCGCCATCTTCGGCGACAAGGCCCGGGACGTGAAGAACACGTCCTTGAAGGTCCCGCCCGGAATCGAGGGCACGGTCATCGACGTGCGCGTCTTTAACCGCCGCTCCGGCGAGAAGGACGAGCGCACCCGGTCCATCGAGGACTACGAGCTCTCCCGCCTGGATATCAAGGAAGGCCAGCACATCGACGCCATCGCCGCCAACATGCGCCGCCGCATCTGGCCGCTGGTCGCCGGCAAGACCGTCTTCCAGACCATCAAGGGGTCCAAGAAAAACGAGGTCCTTCTCGAGGCCAACCATCCCATCACCCAGGAGCTTCTGGAAACGCTGCCGATCAAGAAGCTTTCCGGCATCTTCTCGTCCAAGGAAGCCAACGAGGCCGTGGCCGAACTTCTCGACGAGTACGACCGCCACATCCACTTCGTGAAGGGCGTCTACGACCAGAAGCGCGAGAAGGTGACCGAGGGCGACGATCTGCCCCCCGGCGTCATCAAGATGGTCAAGGTCTACGTGGCCGTCAAAAGAAAGCTCAACGTGGGCGACAAAATGGCCGGCCGCCACGGCAACAAGGGCGTCGTCTCCTGCATCCTGCCGGAAGAGGACATGCCCTTTTTCGCGGACGGCACGCCGGTCGACATCGTCTTGAACCCCCTGGGCGTGCCTTCGCGCATGAACATCGGCCAGATCATGGAGACCCACCTCGGCTGGGCCGGCATGGAGCTCGGCAAGCAGCTGGCCGCCCTTATCGAGTCCGGCAAGCCCATGGAAGGCGTGCGGGCCGAGGCCAAGTCCGTCTTCTCCGCCGCGGACACCGTGGCCATGATCGACGGCATGACCGACGACGAACTCCGAAAGGCCCTCAAGGGCCTGAAAAAAGGCATCGTGGCCAAGACTCCGGTCTTTGACGGCGCCACCGAGGACGAGATGTGGGGCTGGCTCAAGCAGGCCGGCCTGCCCGAGGACGGCAAGGTCACCCTGTACGACGGCCGCACCGGCGAGGCCTTCCACCGGCCGGTCACCGTGGGCTGCATGTACATCCTGAAGCTCCACCACCTGGTCGACGAGAAGATCCACGCCCGTTCGACCGGTCCTTACTCCCTGGTCACCCAGCAGCCGCTCGGCGGCAAGGCCCAGTTCGGTGGCCAGCGTCTGGGTGAAATGGAAGTCTGGGCCCTCGAAGCCTACGGCGCGTCCTACCTGTTGCAGGAATTCCTGACCGTCAAGTCCGACGACGTCGGCGGGCGCGTCAAGATGTACGAGAAGATCGTCAAGGGCGACAACTTCCTGGAAGCCGGTCTGCCCGAATCGTTTAACGTCCTGGTCAAGGAGCTCATGTCCCTGGGCCTTGATGTGGACCTCATTCAGGACGAGAAAAAGATCGTCAAGGCTCCGCCCCGGCGCTAA
- the rplL gene encoding 50S ribosomal protein L7/L12 yields the protein MSEITKEQVVDFIANMTVLELSQFIKELEEKFGVSAAAPAMGMMMAAPAADAAPAEEEKTEFDVILTGAGGNKIAVIKVVRALTGLGLKEAKAKVDELPSTIKEAVSKAEAEDAKKQLDESGATCEIK from the coding sequence ATGTCCGAGATCACCAAAGAGCAGGTTGTCGATTTCATCGCCAATATGACCGTCCTCGAACTCTCCCAGTTCATCAAAGAGCTCGAGGAAAAGTTCGGCGTTTCTGCCGCCGCCCCGGCGATGGGCATGATGATGGCCGCCCCGGCCGCCGATGCCGCCCCGGCCGAGGAAGAGAAGACCGAGTTCGACGTCATCCTGACCGGTGCCGGCGGCAACAAGATCGCCGTCATCAAGGTCGTGCGCGCCCTGACCGGTCTTGGGCTCAAGGAAGCCAAGGCCAAGGTCGACGAGCTGCCCTCCACCATCAAGGAAGCCGTGTCCAAGGCCGAGGCCGAGGATGCCAAAAAGCAGCTGGATGAATCCGGAGCTACCTGCGAAATCAAGTAA
- the ftsH gene encoding ATP-dependent zinc metalloprotease FtsH encodes MQKHHRFSLWYVLIAIWGVLLLNNFIVTTYGPKNLPYSEFLQKLQAGDINEVSITGDVISGTMKDQENGEAKTVDFTTRRVDQNLSTELSKYNVHFRAQPESTFLRDILSWVIPILLFFGIWYVLMQRLNPGSGVMAFGKNKARVYAEKDLPTRFTDVAGCDEAKAELVEIIDYLKTPERFQRLGGQMPKGVLLIGPPGTGKTLLARAVAGEAQVPFFSISGSEFVEMFVGVGAARVRELFVQAKEKAPCIIFIDELDAIGKSRAGAIVGGHDEREQTLNQLLVEMDGFDPRVGVIIMAATNRPETLDPALLRAGRFDRQVLVDKPDVAGRDAILRVHAAKIVLGNDVDLSVIARKTPGFSGADLANVINEAALLAARKDKDAVGMPDLEEAVDRLMGGLEKKNKVINPKEKKVVAYHEAGHALVATFTAGADAVHKISIVPRGIGALGWTQQLPTEDRYLMTHLELLGKIDVLLGGRGAERLVFGDVSTGAHNDLQRATDIARAMVAEYGMGQTLGPATYPRQNRPVFLGADQGGLAGREYSEATAAKLDTEIKEILVASQERVAELLGSHREELERVAGTLLEKESLDEAEFKALLGQAGATA; translated from the coding sequence ATGCAAAAACACCATCGATTTTCCCTCTGGTACGTCCTTATCGCCATATGGGGCGTCCTGCTCCTCAATAACTTCATCGTCACCACCTACGGCCCCAAAAACCTCCCCTACTCCGAGTTCCTCCAGAAGTTGCAAGCCGGCGACATCAACGAGGTCTCGATCACCGGCGACGTCATCAGCGGCACCATGAAGGACCAGGAGAACGGCGAGGCCAAGACCGTGGACTTCACCACCCGGCGGGTGGACCAGAACCTGTCCACCGAACTCTCCAAGTACAACGTCCACTTCCGGGCCCAGCCCGAATCCACGTTCTTGCGCGACATCCTGTCCTGGGTCATCCCGATCCTGCTCTTTTTCGGCATCTGGTACGTGCTCATGCAGCGCCTGAACCCGGGCTCGGGCGTCATGGCCTTTGGCAAGAACAAGGCCCGGGTCTATGCCGAAAAGGACCTGCCGACCCGGTTTACCGACGTGGCCGGCTGCGACGAGGCCAAGGCGGAACTGGTCGAGATCATCGATTACCTCAAGACCCCGGAGCGGTTCCAGCGCCTGGGCGGCCAGATGCCCAAGGGCGTCCTGCTCATCGGCCCGCCCGGCACCGGCAAGACGCTCCTTGCCAGGGCCGTGGCCGGCGAGGCGCAAGTCCCCTTCTTTTCCATCTCGGGCTCGGAGTTCGTGGAGATGTTCGTTGGCGTCGGCGCGGCCCGGGTCCGGGAACTTTTTGTCCAGGCCAAGGAAAAGGCCCCGTGCATCATCTTCATCGACGAGCTCGACGCCATCGGCAAGTCCCGGGCCGGGGCCATCGTCGGCGGCCATGACGAGCGGGAACAGACCCTGAACCAGCTTCTGGTCGAGATGGACGGCTTCGATCCCCGGGTCGGCGTCATCATCATGGCCGCCACCAACCGGCCCGAAACCCTGGACCCGGCGCTTTTGCGGGCCGGCCGCTTCGACCGGCAGGTGCTGGTCGACAAGCCGGATGTGGCCGGCCGCGACGCCATCCTGCGCGTGCATGCCGCCAAGATCGTCCTCGGCAACGATGTGGACCTGTCGGTCATCGCCCGCAAGACCCCCGGCTTTTCCGGGGCCGACCTGGCCAACGTCATCAACGAGGCCGCCCTGCTCGCCGCCCGAAAGGACAAGGACGCCGTCGGCATGCCCGACCTCGAGGAAGCCGTGGACCGCCTCATGGGCGGCCTGGAAAAGAAGAACAAGGTGATCAATCCCAAGGAGAAAAAGGTCGTGGCCTACCACGAGGCCGGCCACGCCCTGGTCGCCACCTTCACCGCCGGCGCGGACGCGGTGCACAAGATCTCCATCGTGCCGCGCGGCATCGGGGCCCTGGGCTGGACCCAGCAACTCCCCACCGAGGACCGCTACCTCATGACCCACCTCGAACTCCTCGGCAAAATCGACGTGCTCCTCGGCGGCCGGGGGGCCGAACGGCTCGTTTTCGGCGACGTCTCGACCGGGGCCCACAACGACCTCCAGCGGGCCACCGACATCGCCCGGGCCATGGTGGCCGAGTACGGCATGGGCCAGACGCTCGGCCCGGCCACCTACCCGCGCCAGAACCGGCCGGTCTTCCTCGGCGCGGACCAGGGCGGGCTGGCCGGCCGGGAGTATTCCGAAGCCACGGCGGCCAAGCTCGATACCGAGATCAAGGAAATCCTGGTGGCCTCCCAGGAACGCGTGGCCGAACTGCTCGGCTCCCACCGGGAAGAACTCGAACGCGTGGCCGGGACCCTGCTCGAAAAAGAAAGCCTGGACGAGGCGGAATTCAAGGCCCTGCTCGGCCAGGCCGGCGCGACGGCCTGA
- the nusG gene encoding transcription termination/antitermination protein NusG, with product MVEQEGSDEQRSEEERAPARWYIVHTYSGFENRVEQTIREMMRTGQDGGSIEEVVVPTEKVIELVKGEKKTSTRKFYPGYVMVKMAMNDNSWHLVQSIPRVTGFIGGKNQPTPMRDSEADKILSLMVSRQEQPRPKYHFERGDDVRVIDGPFGGFNGVVEDVNYDKGKLRVSVSIFGRQTPVELDFVQVSKN from the coding sequence ATGGTTGAACAAGAAGGCTCCGACGAACAGCGCTCCGAAGAAGAACGCGCCCCCGCCAGATGGTACATCGTCCACACCTATTCCGGTTTCGAGAACCGGGTGGAGCAGACCATCCGCGAGATGATGCGCACGGGCCAGGACGGCGGAAGCATCGAGGAAGTGGTCGTCCCCACTGAGAAGGTCATCGAACTGGTCAAGGGCGAGAAAAAGACCTCCACCCGCAAGTTCTATCCCGGCTACGTCATGGTCAAGATGGCCATGAACGACAATTCCTGGCACCTGGTCCAGTCCATTCCCCGCGTCACCGGGTTCATCGGCGGCAAAAACCAGCCGACGCCCATGCGCGACAGCGAGGCGGACAAGATCTTAAGCCTCATGGTCAGCCGCCAGGAACAGCCAAGGCCCAAATACCACTTCGAACGGGGCGACGACGTCCGGGTCATCGACGGCCCCTTCGGCGGCTTCAACGGCGTGGTCGAAGACGTCAACTACGACAAGGGCAAGCTTCGCGTGTCGGTTTCCATCTTCGGCCGTCAGACGCCGGTGGAGCTCGATTTCGTGCAGGTCAGCAAAAACTAG